The Mycobacterium sp. 3519A genome contains a region encoding:
- a CDS encoding DeoR/GlpR family DNA-binding transcription regulator produces MTPPGRTWFADERHAEVLRMLAAERRVESSELARRFNVSAESVRKDLALLEARGLLRRVHGGAVPHRRHSEEPAVGTRTENATQKSAIAKHALRLVPDGGSLLLDAGSTTLRLAEILPADRDLAVYTNALPLASVLLQRGIAVVSLGGRLRPQTGAAVGPLTIAALGDINVDVAFLGTNALSLERGLTTPDADEALIKRAMLAAARQRVFLVDSSKFGRESLAKHADLDDVDVLVTDAALDAVHRERLLRLEVTVEVAR; encoded by the coding sequence GTGACCCCGCCCGGACGGACGTGGTTCGCCGACGAACGGCACGCCGAGGTGCTGCGGATGCTCGCCGCCGAGCGGCGCGTCGAAAGTTCCGAGCTGGCACGGCGTTTCAACGTCAGCGCCGAGAGCGTCAGGAAGGACTTGGCTCTGCTCGAAGCCCGCGGGCTGCTGCGTCGGGTGCATGGTGGTGCCGTTCCCCACCGCCGCCACAGCGAAGAACCTGCCGTCGGCACCCGCACCGAGAACGCCACGCAGAAGTCGGCGATCGCGAAACACGCACTGCGTCTGGTGCCCGACGGTGGCTCACTTCTGCTCGACGCCGGGTCGACCACGCTGCGGCTCGCGGAGATCCTGCCCGCCGACCGCGACCTCGCCGTCTACACGAACGCGCTTCCGCTGGCGTCGGTCCTACTGCAGCGCGGCATCGCCGTCGTCAGCCTCGGCGGACGGTTGCGGCCGCAGACCGGGGCCGCTGTCGGACCACTGACCATAGCGGCTCTCGGCGACATCAACGTCGACGTCGCGTTCCTTGGCACCAACGCGCTGTCATTGGAGCGCGGGCTCACCACGCCGGACGCCGACGAGGCTTTGATCAAGCGCGCGATGCTCGCCGCCGCCCGACAACGCGTATTTCTGGTCGACTCAAGCAAATTCGGCCGCGAAAGCCTCGCCAAGCACGCCGATCTCGACGACGTCGACGTCCTGGTGACCGACGCGGCCCTCGACGCCGTGCATCGCGAGCGACTGCTGCGCCTCGAGGTGACGGTCGAGGTGGCCCGATGA
- a CDS encoding 1-phosphofructokinase family hexose kinase: MITTVTANPSLDRTLHLSRLQPGQVNRAASTMLEPSGKGVNVALALHGAGVPVRAVLPVGGSAGDEIVTLLDGLGLDHLDVPIAGSLRSNVTLVEADGRTTKVNEPGPRLSDAEAEALCTTSLATPGDWVVWAGSLPDGFTVQRLATAIAAARAAGRRVALDCSGPPLAQVLAHAGGGLPDLVKPNAEELAEVTHRTLRTLGEAVDAARALHARGVRTVLVSLGADGALLVDADLPRPLHGTAPVRRVVNTVGAGDALLAGWLAAAHAGASSEDAFANALRFGATAVEHEGTLLGVPDPHRTVSIAQAQAHTPLS, encoded by the coding sequence ATGATCACCACCGTCACCGCCAATCCGAGTCTGGACCGGACCCTGCATCTGTCGCGGTTGCAGCCCGGACAGGTCAACCGCGCCGCTTCGACGATGCTGGAACCCAGCGGCAAGGGCGTCAACGTCGCACTCGCCCTGCACGGCGCCGGCGTGCCGGTGCGCGCGGTGCTTCCGGTCGGCGGCAGCGCGGGCGACGAGATCGTCACGCTGCTCGACGGTCTCGGCCTCGACCACCTCGACGTGCCGATCGCCGGGTCGTTGCGCTCGAACGTCACCCTGGTGGAAGCCGACGGGCGGACCACCAAGGTAAACGAGCCGGGTCCGCGGCTGTCCGACGCCGAGGCCGAAGCGTTGTGCACGACGTCATTGGCGACACCGGGGGACTGGGTGGTGTGGGCAGGCAGCCTTCCCGACGGCTTCACTGTGCAGCGGCTCGCCACCGCGATCGCGGCGGCCAGGGCAGCAGGCCGACGAGTCGCGCTCGACTGCTCCGGTCCGCCGCTGGCACAGGTGCTGGCGCACGCAGGTGGCGGATTGCCGGATCTGGTGAAACCGAACGCCGAGGAACTCGCCGAGGTGACGCATCGAACGCTGCGCACGCTCGGCGAAGCGGTCGACGCGGCCCGCGCGCTGCATGCGCGCGGCGTGCGGACCGTCCTTGTCAGCCTCGGGGCGGACGGGGCGCTGCTGGTCGACGCGGACCTGCCCCGCCCGCTGCACGGCACCGCACCCGTGCGGCGGGTCGTCAACACCGTCGGTGCGGGCGACGCGTTGTTGGCCGGCTGGCTGGCCGCCGCGCACGCCGGGGCGTCGAGCGAGGACGCGTTTGCCAACGCGCTTCGCTTCGGCGCCACCGCCGTCGAACACGAGGGCACGCTGCTCGGTGTGCCCGACCCGCACCGAACCGTGTCGATCGCGCAGGCGCAGGCGCACACGCCACTCAGCTGA
- a CDS encoding zinc-binding dehydrogenase: MDVPERMRRVVVSADSIDVVDSPTPSPLPAEVLVRSVVSGVCGSDTHAAHGRHPFIALPYHPGHEVVGVVAARGEDVDSVNVGARVTVEPDLPCWACKQCRNGAENLCENLRFFGCGYEQGGMADFFTIPADRVHVIPDSLDYRAAALIEPLSTPVHAVRIAGDVRDKAVVILGAGTIGLLVLAVVRAHGARRVVITDPLPSKRDRATRLGADVALDAAAADVVTQARYALGESADVVFDCVAVASTVRAAVEMASKGGTVVIVGVPTGDVAIPLAIVQDHQIRIQGSATYLPRDYAESIRLLAGGAVNVDEIVTAQVPLASAAEAYALSSSGEHVKVLVGVDDTQLGRPAVS, from the coding sequence ATGGATGTCCCAGAGCGGATGCGCCGCGTAGTCGTCTCGGCGGATTCCATCGACGTCGTCGACTCCCCGACACCAAGCCCGCTGCCCGCCGAGGTGCTCGTGCGCTCGGTGGTCTCGGGGGTGTGCGGCTCCGACACCCACGCCGCACACGGCCGCCACCCGTTCATCGCGTTGCCTTACCACCCGGGTCACGAAGTCGTCGGCGTGGTCGCCGCACGCGGTGAGGACGTCGACAGCGTCAACGTCGGGGCGCGGGTGACCGTCGAGCCCGACCTGCCGTGCTGGGCGTGCAAGCAGTGCCGCAACGGCGCCGAGAACCTCTGCGAGAACCTGCGTTTCTTCGGGTGCGGGTACGAGCAGGGCGGCATGGCCGACTTCTTCACCATCCCTGCCGACCGCGTCCACGTCATCCCCGACAGCCTCGACTACCGGGCCGCCGCGCTGATCGAACCGTTGTCCACGCCGGTGCACGCCGTGCGGATCGCGGGCGACGTGCGCGACAAAGCCGTCGTCATCCTCGGGGCAGGCACCATCGGTCTGCTAGTGCTGGCCGTCGTACGCGCACACGGCGCCAGACGCGTCGTGATCACCGATCCGCTGCCGTCGAAGCGAGACCGCGCGACGCGTCTCGGCGCCGACGTCGCGCTCGACGCGGCGGCCGCCGACGTCGTGACACAGGCCCGCTACGCCCTCGGCGAAAGTGCAGACGTGGTGTTCGACTGCGTCGCGGTCGCGTCCACAGTGCGCGCCGCCGTCGAAATGGCGAGCAAGGGCGGCACCGTCGTGATCGTCGGTGTGCCGACCGGCGACGTCGCGATCCCACTGGCGATCGTTCAGGATCACCAGATCCGCATCCAGGGCAGCGCCACCTACCTACCACGGGATTACGCCGAGTCGATCCGCCTGCTCGCCGGGGGCGCGGTGAACGTCGACGAGATCGTCACCGCCCAGGTGCCGCTGGCCAGTGCCGCGGAGGCATATGCGTTGTCGTCCAGCGGCGAACACGTCAAAGTGCTTGTCGGCGTTGATGATACGCAGCTCGGGCGGCCCGCCGTCAGCTGA